The following proteins are co-located in the Vigna angularis cultivar LongXiaoDou No.4 chromosome 2, ASM1680809v1, whole genome shotgun sequence genome:
- the LOC108328326 gene encoding probable anion transporter 3, chloroplastic translates to MATLYTAPPLLRFSSRRSPSLAPHLSFGNWGKSELGFVPRISPAKLQWKGREGEWRKWGVRCTAEGIDGGMFVRGREEGIAFSIIPERLKVVSLVACVMCLCNADRVVMSVAIVPLAAKHGWSSSFLGIVQSSFLWGYIFSSVIGGALVDKYGGKRVLAWGVFLWSLATLLTPLAANHSTMSLLAIRAFFGLAEGVAFPSMSTLISRWFPTNERASALGMSMAGFHLGNVVGLLLTPIMLSTIGISGPFILFSSLGLLWMMTWAYRVTDDPAESNFISRAEQRLIQAGKTASQKKSNKFPPVHLLLSKLPSWAIIFANAMNNWGYFVLLSWMPVYFKSVYNVNLKHAAWFSAVPWATMAMSGYLAGVASDFLIKGGYPTIFVRKFMQTIGFLGPAVTLLCLNYANTPTIAATLLTIALSLSSFSQAGYMLNIQDIAPQYAGTLHGISNSAGTVAAIISTIGTGYFVQWLGSFQAFLTVTAGLYIVTTIFWNLFATSDQVL, encoded by the exons atGGCTACCTTATACACAGCACCACCCCTCTTACGTTTTTCCTCCAGGAGGTCTCCATCTTTGGCACCCCATTTGAGTTTTGGTAATTGGGGAAAATCAGAGTTGGGATTTGTGCCCAGAATCTCACCAGCAAAGTTGCAATGGAAAGGCAGAGAAGGGGAGTGGCGGAAATGGGGTGTGAGGTGCACTGCAGAAGGAATAGATGGAGGCATGTTTGTGAGAGGTAGAGAAGAAGGTATAGCTTTCAGCATCATCCCAGAGAGGTTGAAGGTGGTGTCTTTGGTTGCATGTGTCATGTGTTTGTGTAATGCAGATCGTGTGGTTATGTCTGTGGCCATTGTTCCACTTGCTGCCAAACATGGCTGGTCCAGTTCTTTTCTGGGCATTGTTCAG TCATCGTTCCTTTGGGGTTACATATTCTCTTCTGTGATTGGAGGAGCTTTGGTAGATAAATATGGAGGAAAGAGGGTGTTGGCCTGGGGTGTGTTTTTGTGGTCTTTGGCAACTCTTCTCACACCTTTGGCAGCCAACCATTCCACAATGAGCTTGTTGGCCATTCGTGCTTTCTTTGGATTGGCTGAAGGAGTAGCTTTTCCATCCATGAGCACTCTTATATCAAG GTGGTTTCCAACTAATGAGAGGGCAAGTGCACTCGGAATGTCAATGGCTGGATTTCATCTAGGCAATGTTGTCGGCTTATTGCTGACACCAATTATGTTGTCCACTATAGGAATTTCAGGTCCTTTCATCTTATTCTCATCCCTTGGTTTGCTCTGGATGATGACATGGGCATATAGAGTCACAGATGATCCTGCAGAAAGTAATTTCATCAGCAGAGCAGAACAAAGGTTAATCCAAGCTGGGAAAACTGCTTCACAAAAGAAAAGCAACAAGTTTCCACCTGTACATCTTCTGTTATCAAAATTGCCATCATGGGCTATAATATTTGCCAATGCAATGAATAACTGG GGTTACTTTGTTCTCCTCTCATGGATGCCGGTTTATTTCAAAAGT GTATATAATGTGAACTTGAAGCATGCAGCTTGGTTTAGTGCGGTTCCATGGGCAACAATGGCTATGTCGGGTTATCTAGCAGGTGTTGCATCAGACTTTTTAATCAAGGGAGGGTACCCCACAATATTTGTCCGGAAGTTTATGCAG ACCATTGGATTCCTTGGGCCGGCAGTGACCTTGCTCTGCTTGAATTATGCCAATACACCCACCATTGCTGCAACACTCTTGACTATTGCTTTGAGCCTGAGTTCTTTCAGTCAGGCTGGTTATATGCTTAACATACAA GATATTGCTCCTCAGTATGCAGGAACTCTACATG GAATCTCAAACTCCGCTGGAACTGTAGCGGCTATCATAAGCACAATTGGAACTGGTTATTTTGTACAGTGGCTGGGATCATTTCAAGCATTTTTAACTGTAACAGCTGGTCTCTATATCGTGACAACAATTTTTTGGAATCTTTTTGCCACAAGCGACCAAGTCTTGTGA
- the LOC108328432 gene encoding uncharacterized protein LOC108328432 → MNFRSLEDFWAFYVNQHSKPSTRRWHFVGTLFSIFFLLCSFFFSWWFLFFVPFSGYGCAWYSHFFVEGNVPATFGHPFWSLLCDFKMFGLMLTGKMDREIKRLGKRPVLQVF, encoded by the coding sequence ATGAATTTCAGGAGCTTGGAGGATTTCTGGGCCTTTTATGTCAACCAGCATTCCAAACCATCCACGAGGAGGTGGCACTTTGTGGGCACGCTCTTCAGTATCTTCTTCTTGCtctgttcttttttctttagcTGGTGGTTCTTGTTCTTTGTGCCCTTTTCTGGGTATGGTTGTGCCTGGTACAGTCACTTCTTTGTTGAAGGGAATGTTCCGGCAACTTTTGGACACCCCTTTTGGTCGCTCTTGTGTGATTTTAAGATGTTTGGGTTGATGCTTACTGGGAAAATGGATAGAGAGATCAAGAGGCTTGGGAAAAGACCTGTGCTGCAAGTTTTCTGA